Proteins from one Oncorhynchus gorbuscha isolate QuinsamMale2020 ecotype Even-year linkage group LG18, OgorEven_v1.0, whole genome shotgun sequence genomic window:
- the chchd4b gene encoding coiled-coil-helix-coiled-coil-helix domain containing 4b, with product MSSVKEEGKDRVIFVTKEEHEAPSNAELVEEDPDDPYEERGLILPNGEINWNCPCLGGMASGPCGASFKEAFSCFHYSKEEVKGSECLDQFRGMQDCMQRYPELYPQEDDKETQGGPSETDPSKQDSAPELTPTPAAPVQDSSPSTALADTPPPSNSSASG from the exons ATGTCCTCAGTCAAGGAGGAAG GTAAGGACCGTGTCATCTTTGTGACTAAGGAGGAACATGAAGCACCGAGCAACGCTGAGCTGGTGGAGGAGGATCCTGATGACCCCTATGAAGAACGAG GTCTGATCCTGCCCAATGGGGAGATCAACTGGAACTGCCCCTGTCTGGGAGGGATGGCCAGCGGCCCCTGTGGAGCATCGTTTAAGGAGGCCTTCTCCTGTTTCCACTACAGCAAGGAGGAGGTGAAGGGCTCAGAGTGCCTGGACCAATTCAGGGGCATGCAGGATTGTATGCAGAGATACCCAGAACTCTACCCCCAGGAGGATGACAAGGAGACCCAGGGAGGGCCATCTGAAACGGATCCTTCCAAACAAGACTCTGCCCCTGAACTAACCCCTACACCTGCAGCCCCTGTCCAAGACTCTAGCCCTTCCACCGCCCTTGCTGACACCCCACCACCCTCAAACAGCTCAGCCTCAGGCTGA
- the LOC124002885 gene encoding protein transport protein Sec61 subunit alpha, translating into MGIKFLEVIKPFCAVLPEIQKPERKIQFREKVLWTAITLFIFLVCCQIPLFGIMSSDSADPFYWMRVILASNRGTLMELGISPIVTSGLIMQLLAGAKIIEVGDTPKDRALFNGAQKLFGMIITIGQAIVYVMTGMYGDPSDMGAGICLLIIIQLFVAGLIVLLLDELLQKGYGLGSGISLFIATNICETIVWKAFSPTTVNTGRGTEFEGAIIALFHLLATRTDKVRALREAFYRQNLPNLMNLLATVFVFGVVIYFQGFRVDLPIKSARYRGQYNTYPIKLFYTSNIPIILQSALVSNLYVISQMLSTRFSGNFLVNLLGTWSDTSSGGPARAYPVGGLCYYFSPPESFGSVLDDPIHAAIYICFMLGSCAFFSKTWIEVSGSSAKDVAKQLKEQQMVMRGHRETSMVHELNRYIPTAAAFGGLCIGGLSVMADFLGAIGSGTGILLAVTIIYQYFEIFVKEQSEMGSMGALLF; encoded by the exons ATGGGCA TCAAATTCCTGGAGGTAATAAAGCCCTTCTGCGCTGTATTACCTGAAATCCAGAAACCCGAAAGAAAG ATCCAGTTCAGAGAGAAGGTACTATGGACAGCCATCACTCTCTTCATTTTCCTTGTGTGCTGCCAG ATTCCCCTGTTTGGCATCATGTCATCAGACTCTGCAGATCCCTTCTACTGGATGAGAGTGATTCTGGCCTCCAACAGAG GTACCCTGATGGAGCTGGGTATCTCTCCGATTGTCACCTCAGGCCTCATCATGCAGCTCCTGGCTGGGGCTAAGATCATCGAGGTGGGAGACACACCCAAAGACAGGGCCCTCTTCAATGGAGCACAGAAAT TGTTTGGTATGATCATCACCATTGGTCAGGCCATCGTGTATGTGATGACTGGCATGTATGGAGACCCCTCCGATATGGGCGCTGGGATCTGTCTTCTCATCATCATCCAG cTGTTTGTGGCCGGTCTGATCGTGCTGCTGCTGGATGAGCTGCTGCAGAAGGGTTATGGTCTGGGTTCTGGTATCTCTTTGTTCATCGCCACCAACATCTGTGAGACCATCGTCTGGAAGGCCTTTAGCCCCACCACCGTCAACACTGGCAGAG GCACAGAGTTTGAGGGGGCTATCATTGCTCTCTTCCACCTGCTGGCCACGCGAACAGACAAGGTGCGCGCCCTGAGAGAGGCCTTCTACCGCCAGAACCTGCCCAACCTCATGAACCTCCTCGCCACTGTCTTCGTCTTTGGTGTAGTCATATACTTCCAG GGCTTCAGGGTGGATCTGCCCATCAAGTCTGCCCGTTACCGTGGCCAATACAACACTTATCCCATCAAGCTCTTCTACACCTCCAACATTCCCATCATCCTCCAGTCTGCCCTCGTGTCCAACCTGTACGTGATCTCTCAGATGCTCTCCACACGATTCAGTGGTAACTTCCTGGTTAACCTGCTGGGCACCTGGTCA GATACGTCGTCAGGTGGTCCAGCCCGTGCCTACCCAGTGGGTGGGCTATGTTACTACTTCTCTCCCCCGGAGTCATTTGGCTCGGTCCTAGATGACCCCATCCATGCTGCCATCTACATCTGCTTCATGCTGGGCTCCTGTGCCTTCTTCTCCAAGACCTGGATCGAGGTGTCCGGCTCATCTGCCAAAGAT GTGGCTAAGCAGCTAAAGGAGCAACAGATGGTTATGAGGGGACACAGAGAGACCTCCATGGTCCATGAACTCAACAG GTACATCCCCACAGCAGCTGCCTTTGGTGGTCTCTGTATCGGTGGCCTTTCTGTCATGGCAGACTTCCTGGGTGCTATTGGCTCGGGAACTGGTATCCTGCTGGCCGTCACAATCATCTACCAGTACTTTGAGATCTTTGTCAAGGAGCAGAGTGAAATGGGCAGCATGGGAGCCCTGCTCttctag